In Hyphomicrobiales bacterium, the sequence GCCATAGTAGAGGAGGAACCACCAGCCCGTGCGCGGCATCGCGACGAGATCGCCGACGCGCGGCGCCGGCCCGCGTCCGAGCCGGGGCGCATAGGTTTCAAGCCAGGTCATGAAGGAGACGATCTTGACGAGCTGGGCGAGCGTCAGCCCGCCGAGCCAGCCGAAGACGAGCAGCAGCGCGAGTGCCGCGATCCAACCCTCTTCGGCCCCGGCCAGGACGGCGACCGGTAGCAAGGTCAGGCCGATGCCGAGTGCGGCGAAGGCCGGAATGCTGGCGAGCATGTTGATTTCGAGCGCCTTGCGACGGCGGGCGCGGTAGAGCGCGAGGATGTCGCGGCCATAGAAGGCGCTTGCCAGCGCGAGCACGGCCAATGTCGCCGCGACCCAGGCGCTTCCGGGCGCGACACCGGCGAAGGGAGCGGCCAGCCCGGTAAAAGCGAGCCCGAGCCCCAGGCCGGCGAAGGTCAGGACCGGGCGGATGTGCGCGGGCGGCGGCTCCGGCGCCATCATGAACATGACGAAGAGGCGGTAGCTGACGCCGAAAGCGATGAGGCCGAGCCAGCCGCCGAAGCCGAGCACGGCATGGAAGGGCAGCGCGTCGGGCAGCAGGGCGACGGCGCCGAGCCAGCCGCCATGGCCGGACAGGATCATCGCGAAGGCAGTGCCGCTCAGCGCCGTCGCCGCGAGGCAGGCGAGACCGATCAGGACGAAGCGGGCGAACAGCGCGATGGGCCGCGCGCTCAGGAGCGTCCCGACCAGCATCAGGCCGAGCAGGAAAAAGCCGCAGAGCAGGAACACGGTGGCGAGCGGCAGCAGATCGAGCGGGGCCTCGATCCAGCCGGCGAGGACGGAAAAGCCGGCGCAGAGCAGGGCGAGGCCCGTGCCGAGCGTGAGCAGGGCCGGCAGCGCCAGCTGCGGAAAGGCGAGGGGGCGGGAGACCAGGACCGGCACGAACTGCAGCAGCGCCCCCGCCACGGCGAGGCTGAGCCAGCCGATCGCGACGAGATGCACGAGCACGAGCGTCGAAGGATCGGCGAGACCGGCGGCCGGATATCCGACGCCGACGGCGGCGAGAGCCTCGGCCGCGATCAGGAAGGCGAGCGCGGCCGCGAAATAGCTCATCGTCCAGCGGGACAGCGATGCCGTCGGCATGGCTGCGATCTCCCGAGAGGGCGGCTCAGTGACCGCAGGTGCAGGAATGGCCTTCGTCATGGCCGCCGCAATCGGCGTCATGCGCCGCCGTGCCGGCCGCGTTGCGGCCGATCTCGACCTGCCAGATCTCCGGCCCCTGCACGAGATAGGCCCAGGAATAGGCGCCGGGATAGCGCGCCTCGATCTGCCGGCGCAGCGGCGCGGGGTTGTGGTCGTTGACGATGCTGAAGGCCTCGCCCGGCGCCAGACGCTCCAGAATGCCGAAGATCGTCGCGTGGCGGACGACGGGCGGGATCGCGCGGACGTCGAGCGGTTCGAGTGGCAGGACGGTCATGGCTTCCGGCTCCGGTTGCGGCCCCGAATGGAGGGCGTTCCGCAGCCTAGCGGCATCGCTTCCGCGGCAATTTGTCGAAGCTCAAACAAGGCGCGCGCCGCCTCACTGCTCGACATAGAGGATGGCGGCGATGGCGAGCGACATCAGGATCGCGGTGGCGACGCCACCCTTCTGCAGAACCCCCATGCGATAGAGCAGCAGCGCCATCACGATGATGGCGGGCGTGGCGATGGCGAGACCCATCTGGGCGTCGGTCATGGCGATGTCCTCGGCGAGGGTTGGAGATTGTCTCGAATTGCGTCGTCATTCCGGGCGGAACGAAGTGAAGACCCGGAATCCATCGTAAAGCGCCACGTCCTCCGATGGATTCCGGATCAGCGCCGCTACGCGGCTTGTCCGGAATGACGGAGCACTTCTTCGTGCCGGTTCAAATCTTCGAACTACGGCATTGCCATCGGCCGACCTTCTCACGCCGCGAGCGCGCGGTAGATCGCCGGCAGGGCAGCCGGCAGGCGCTCGAGCTTCGAGACCACGGCGTGGCCGTTGCGGCCGAAGAGGTGCGGGATATAGGCGCGCGACTCGCGGTCCACCGTCACGGCGAAGACGCAGATGCCGGCGCGGCGCGCCTCGATCACCGCCATGCGCGTATCCTCCATGGCGAAGCGGCCCTCGTAATGGTCGATGTCGTTCGGCTTGCCGTCGGTCAGCACGAGCAGGAGCTTGCGCCGGTCGGGGCGGGCCTTGAGCCCGGCCGCGGCATGGCGGATCGCGGTGCCGATCCTTGTGTAATAGCCGGGCTTCAGCGCCGCGATGCGGGCTTCCACGGCAGGCCCCATCGCCTCGTCGAAGCGCTTCACCGTCTCGATCCGGACCCAGTCGCGACGGCGGGAGGTGAAGGTCAGGATCTCGTGGTGGTCGCCACAGGCGGCGAGCCCGTGGGCGAAGACGGTGAGCGCCTGTTTCTCGACATCGAGCACGCGCAGATCGTCGAACCAGGAATCGGTCGAAAGCGAGACGTCCATCAGCGTCGTCACGGCGAGGTCGTGCGCCTGCGGCCGGCTGGCAAGGTGGATGCGGTCGCTGCCGGAGCCGCCGGAAGCGAGATCGGTCTGGCGGCGCACCACCGCGTCGAGATCGAGGTCGGGGCCGTCGATCTGTCCGCGCTGCGGTTCGCGCAGCGGACGCAGCGCCTCGAACCGGCGGCGGACCTGACGCACCAGCGCGCGGGTCGCGGCGTCCTGCACGGGAGGCGCCAGCTCCTGCCGCGCCATGGCGGCGAGCACCCGGCAGTGATCCTCGCGATAGGAGGCGCTGCGGAAATCCCATTCGGGGTAGGTCAGGGCGCCGGCGAGCGCCGTCTCGTCCATCGCCTCGGGCGGCAGGTCGAGATCGAAGCGGAAGCGCGAGGCCGGGCGGCCCTTGCGCTCGCTCAGCACCATGTCGTCGAGCTCGTCGGCGGCTTCGGGATCGTGCTCCTCGCTGTCGTCGGAGGGGCGGTCGACCGCGACCATCTCCGACATGGCCAGGATCTTTTCGAAGCGGTTGAGGATGAAGGGGCTGCGCTCGCGCCATTCCTCGGCCGTCTCGTCGCGGCTGGCGGCATAGGCCTTCATCTGCTCCTCGGCCTTCGTCGAGGCCGGCGGCGGCTGATCCTCGTCGCGACGGCGCGGGCGGGCGGGGGCGGCAGCGCTCGCCAAGGGCCAGAGCGGCACGCCGAGCGCCGGCAGATAGCCGGGGGGCGTTCGGACGGGCCAGGCTTCGGAGGCGATATCGGCGGTCTTGCCGCGCAGCAGCGCCTGGATCAGGGCTTCGACCCTGGCCTCGGTCGCGGGCAGCCCCTTGCGCCGGCGCGTCGCGAGCAGGGCCTCGGCCAGCCGGCGATAGACGGGGCCGAGGCCGGGAAAGGCAGCAAGGACCTGCGCGACCAGCAGCCGGGCCGCCGCGATCAGCGCGAGGTCGCGCCGCAGCGGATCGTCGTCCGTCGCCGGCCGGGCCGGCATCGTGGCCATGCAGGCAGCGAGCCAGACATAGAAGTCGCGATTGAGGTCGGCTTCCGGGAACAGGGCGATCCGCGTCGGCAGTTGCAGGCTGTCGGGCGTGCGTAGCGCAAGCGCCAGCCGCTCCTCGCCGAGGCCGACGCGCTGGCGCAGATTGAGCCGATGCCCGGCGACGCGCTCGCGGGCCGGGACGATCCTGATGCCGGGCGCGCCGCCGAAGCCGCGGAAGCAGACCGCGAGCGTCGGCGCCATGCTGGCCAGCGTCACCGCCGCCTGCGGATGATGCGGCAGGCTCGCGGTCTCGCCGACCAGCCTGTGCCAGTAGCGCCCGACGGTCTCTTCCAGCTCGAGGAAGTCCAGCATCGCGAGGCTCCTAGCCGAGGACCGCTCGGGCGATCTCGACCAACCCGGCGCGGACCTCCGGTTCATCGGTCAGCGGCTCGATCATGGCCGCCATCACGGCTTCGGCGCGCGGCAGGCCGGCGGCGACAAGGCTCGCGGCATAGACGACGAGGCGGGTCGAGACGCCTTCCTCGATGTCCTGTCCCTTGAGCGTGCGCAGACGCCGGGCGAGATCGACCAGCGGCGCGACGGCGCCCTCGTCGAGCCCGCTTTCCTGCGCGGCGACGGCGATCTCCTGCTCGCGCGGCAGGAAGTCGAAGCTGATCGAGACGAAGCGCTGGCGGGTGGAAGGCTTCAGGTTCTTCAGCAGGTTCTGGTAGCCGGGGTTGTAGGAGACCGCGATCATGAAGGAGGGCGGGGCGGCGAGCAGCTCGCCGGTGCGCTCCAGCGGCAGGATGCGCCGATCGTCGGTGAGCGGGTGCAGTACCACCGCCACGTCCTTGCGGGCCTCGACGATCTCGTCGAGATAGCACAATCCGCCCTCGCGCACGGCCCGCGTCAGCGGCCCGTCGACCCAGATGGTCTCTCCGCCCTTGAGCAGGTGGCGGCCGGTGAGGTCGGCGGCGGAGAGGTCGTCATGGCAGGCGACGGTGAAGAGCGGCAGGCCGAGCTTTGCCGCCATATGGGCGATGAAGCGGGTCTTGCCCGAGCCGGTCGGCCCCTTGAGCAGGAGCGGCAGGCGGCGCTCCCAGGCCTTCTCGAACAGGAAGCGCTCGTTGCCCGAGGCGGCGTAGGCGGGAATGTCGAGCGTGTCGGTGGCGGGCGCCGGAACGGGCGGGCGCGGGATCATGTTCATCGCGGAAATCCTTGGAAGAGGGCGGCAACGGCCCGCCGGCCCGGTGACCGGCGGGCCGCGATGTCATTCCGCCGGCTGGGCGAGGGCGAGCGGCTCGGCGCTGCGCTCGCGGCCGGGCACCAGCACGGCCCAGACGAACATCAGCGCCGAGACCACCACGACCACCCCGGAGCCGAGCCGGACCCAGTAGAACAGGGCGATCTGGTCCTGCACGTCCATGAAGCTCTGGCCGAGCACGCGCTGGAGATGGACCTGGACCACGCCGGCGAAGGTGAGCGCGAAGGTCATCACCGACATCGCCGTGCACATCATCCAGAAGCTCGCGATCGAGAGCCACTGATTGTAGGGCGCGCGGCCCTTCAGCTCGGGGATGGCATAGGCCATCACGGCGAGGTTCAGCATCACATAGGCGCCGAAGAAGGCGAGGTGGCCATGGGCTGCGGTGACCTGCGTGCCGTGGGTATAGTAGTTCACCGAGGAGAGGGTGTGCAGGAAGCCCCAGACGCCCGCGCCGAAGAAGGCCATCACCGAGCAGCCGATCGACCAGAGCAGGGCTGCCTTGTTGGGATGGTTACGGCCGGCCTTCCAGGTCATCTGAATGGTGAAGACCACCATGGTGAAGAAGGGCGCGACCTCCAGCGTCGAGAACAGCGAGCCGATCCACTGCCAGTATCCGGGCGCGCCGATCCAGTAATAATGGTGGCCGGTGCCGAGGATGCCGGAGAACAGGGCGAGCCCGACGATGACGTAAAGCCACTTCTCCACGACTTCGCGGTCGACGCCATTGAGCTTGATCATCAGGAAGGCCAGGATCGAGGCCATGATCAGCTCCCAGACGCCCTCCACCCAGAGATGAATGACGTACCACCAGTACATCTTGTCGAGCGCGAGATTGGCCGGGTTGTAGAAGGCGAAGAGGAAGAAGATCGCCAGGCCCCAGAGGCCGAAGAGCAGGATATTGGTGACGGTGGTCTTGCGACCCTTCAGCGAGGTCATGGTGACGTTGTACAGGAACATCAGCACGACGACGACGATGCCGACCTTGATCGCGAAGGGCTGCTCCAGGAACTCGCGCCCCTCATGGATGTGGAAGAGATAGCCGACGACCGCGATCGCCGCCGCGACGAAGAACATCCAGAACTGCACGACCGCGATCCTGCGGCTGTAGAGTTCGGTCTGCGCCTCCTCGGGCAGCAGGTAATAGGTCGCGCCCATGAAGCCGAGCAGCAGCCAGACGACCAGGGCGTTGGTGTGGATCATGCGCACGATGTTGAAGGGCAGGATGACCGACAGCGTGTTGGGCAGGACATAGATCAGTCCCGCCACGACCCCGAAGGCGACCTGCGCGATGAACAGGGCGAGCGCCCCGTAGAAATAGAGCATCGCGACGCTTTGGGTCTGATATCTCGTCGTGTTGTAGCCAGGCATGGCTCTCTCCTGTCGCGACGTCTCAGCCGGCCTCGTTGGGCGGCCAGTTCTGGGTCTTGATCCGGCTCGTCCATTCGAGGAAATCGGCGAGATCGTTGAGTTCCTGCTCGGTCAGGTTGAACTGCGGCATCTGGCGCCGGCCTTCGATCCCGGTCGGCTGTGCCGCCATCCAGGCCTTCAGGCTCTCGCGGGCGCCGGCCGCATCCTTGTCGCCGCCGTAGCGCTTCCAGACATTGCCGAGTTCGGGCGCGAAATAGGCGCCCTCGCCCAGCAGGGTGTGGCAGTTGATGCAGGAATTGCGCTCCCAGACATGCTTGCCCCGGGCGACGGCCGGCGAGAGCGTCGATTCATCGGTGGATTTGGTCCGCATGAACCAGTGGCTGTGGGCGGTGAGCCCGACGAAGATGGCGAAGAAGAAGATCGATCCGCCGTAGAAGACATTTCGGGCTCCCGCCTTTGTCAGACGTTCGGCCATGCGTTCACCCTTCCGTTGCGAGGGTCTGCGGGTGTGCCGGCGAGGCCGGCTCGTGAAACCCCGCATGCGGAGGGCAGGGGGCGAGCCGGTGATAGCGAGCCGTTCGGGGGGCTTCTTTGCGCTTCGGCAAACAGGGACGATGCGGCTTTGCCGGTTGCCTCCCGCTGCCGCATTTCAGGCCGCGGCGCTGGCGTCCGCCACGGTCGCCAGGCGCATCAGCGCCGGGATGTCCCGGACCAGGAGCGTCCGCCGGCCGCCGGAAAGGACGCCCTGTCGCTCCCAGCGCGTGAGGATCCTGGACACGTTGTGCAGCGTCGTCCCGGTCTGCGCCGCTATATCCTGCCGCGACACGGGGAAGTCGATCCGGACCCCGCCCACCTCCTGCCGCCCGGCCTGATCGATCAGGCGCAAGATAGCGTGAGCGATGCGTCGGGAGACATCGAGGGCTGCGATCTCCACGAAGCGATCCTGCGCGTCGGAAAGCCGGCGTTCGAGGAGCTGGATCAGGCCGAGCGGCAGCCCGGGCATGTCGTGGACGAACTGGTGCCAGGAGCGGAGTGGCCAGACGGCGAGCGCGCAGTCGCTCAGGGCGATGGCGGTCGCGCTATGGCGTCTCGCATGGACGCTGCGGCCGAGGCCGAAGGGCTCTCCCGGATGAACGATCCGCAGGATCACGGGGCTGCGGCCCAGATCGTCCCTGACGAGCTTGATGTGCCCGGACAGGCAGAGGAAGAAATCGCTCGCCGGCTCGCCCTGGATGAAGACGCGCTGTTCGGCGGCCAGGGTGGACGGAGACGCGGCGGCGGCGACGAGCTGCCGCTCGCGGGGCGTCAGCGCGGCGAAGACGGGTTGCCGGCGCAGAATGTCGAAGTCGATAGCCATGGCCGCTCGAACCGATGCGTGCCCACGCCGCAATGCGACGGTGGGCAGGGGCACCTCTGGAGAGGGGCGCCGTTCGTGCGAGCAAGAACGGCGCCATCGCCCGGCAATAGGCGGCATTCGGTGCGCCTTGTTTGCACTATGTCAAAGACGGCAACGAAAGCGCGATGCGTGGGCCGGCGTTGAATAGACAAGCGGGCGCAAATCCATATTCTCTTTCATCGATCTCTAATCTGACGGCGGCGCGCTATGTGAACGCCCGCTTGCGAAAGGACGAGAGATGACGACCGAGACCGCGGGGACGAGCGGCCCGGAGGCCGCTCCCGACAAGCCGACGCGACGCGCCG encodes:
- a CDS encoding conserved membrane hypothetical protein (Evidence 4 : Unknown function but conserved in other organisms); its protein translation is MPTASLSRWTMSYFAAALAFLIAAEALAAVGVGYPAAGLADPSTLVLVHLVAIGWLSLAVAGALLQFVPVLVSRPLAFPQLALPALLTLGTGLALLCAGFSVLAGWIEAPLDLLPLATVFLLCGFFLLGLMLVGTLLSARPIALFARFVLIGLACLAATALSGTAFAMILSGHGGWLGAVALLPDALPFHAVLGFGGWLGLIAFGVSYRLFVMFMMAPEPPPAHIRPVLTFAGLGLGLAFTGLAAPFAGVAPGSAWVAATLAVLALASAFYGRDILALYRARRRKALEINMLASIPAFAALGIGLTLLPVAVLAGAEEGWIAALALLLVFGWLGGLTLAQLVKIVSFMTWLETYAPRLGRGPAPRVGDLVAMPRTGWWFLLYYGGVALGAAMLVAGAASGFRWSMMSCLAGTAGIAVELFRVRRLSEIKAAERPMAHERPWLLLARSDERKSRHVDIGSIANPRA
- a CDS encoding conserved hypothetical protein (Evidence 4 : Unknown function but conserved in other organisms) — encoded protein: MTVLPLEPLDVRAIPPVVRHATIFGILERLAPGEAFSIVNDHNPAPLRRQIEARYPGAYSWAYLVQGPEIWQVEIGRNAAGTAAHDADCGGHDEGHSCTCGH
- a CDS encoding conserved hypothetical protein (Evidence 4 : Unknown function but conserved in other organisms), producing the protein MTDAQMGLAIATPAIIVMALLLYRMGVLQKGGVATAILMSLAIAAILYVEQ
- the norD gene encoding Protein NorD, with amino-acid sequence MLDFLELEETVGRYWHRLVGETASLPHHPQAAVTLASMAPTLAVCFRGFGGAPGIRIVPARERVAGHRLNLRQRVGLGEERLALALRTPDSLQLPTRIALFPEADLNRDFYVWLAACMATMPARPATDDDPLRRDLALIAAARLLVAQVLAAFPGLGPVYRRLAEALLATRRRKGLPATEARVEALIQALLRGKTADIASEAWPVRTPPGYLPALGVPLWPLASAAAPARPRRRDEDQPPPASTKAEEQMKAYAASRDETAEEWRERSPFILNRFEKILAMSEMVAVDRPSDDSEEHDPEAADELDDMVLSERKGRPASRFRFDLDLPPEAMDETALAGALTYPEWDFRSASYREDHCRVLAAMARQELAPPVQDAATRALVRQVRRRFEALRPLREPQRGQIDGPDLDLDAVVRRQTDLASGGSGSDRIHLASRPQAHDLAVTTLMDVSLSTDSWFDDLRVLDVEKQALTVFAHGLAACGDHHEILTFTSRRRDWVRIETVKRFDEAMGPAVEARIAALKPGYYTRIGTAIRHAAAGLKARPDRRKLLLVLTDGKPNDIDHYEGRFAMEDTRMAVIEARRAGICVFAVTVDRESRAYIPHLFGRNGHAVVSKLERLPAALPAIYRALAA
- the norQ gene encoding Protein NorQ — its product is MNMIPRPPVPAPATDTLDIPAYAASGNERFLFEKAWERRLPLLLKGPTGSGKTRFIAHMAAKLGLPLFTVACHDDLSAADLTGRHLLKGGETIWVDGPLTRAVREGGLCYLDEIVEARKDVAVVLHPLTDDRRILPLERTGELLAAPPSFMIAVSYNPGYQNLLKNLKPSTRQRFVSISFDFLPREQEIAVAAQESGLDEGAVAPLVDLARRLRTLKGQDIEEGVSTRLVVYAASLVAAGLPRAEAVMAAMIEPLTDEPEVRAGLVEIARAVLG
- the norB gene encoding Nitric oxide reductase subunit B, whose protein sequence is MPGYNTTRYQTQSVAMLYFYGALALFIAQVAFGVVAGLIYVLPNTLSVILPFNIVRMIHTNALVVWLLLGFMGATYYLLPEEAQTELYSRRIAVVQFWMFFVAAAIAVVGYLFHIHEGREFLEQPFAIKVGIVVVVLMFLYNVTMTSLKGRKTTVTNILLFGLWGLAIFFLFAFYNPANLALDKMYWWYVIHLWVEGVWELIMASILAFLMIKLNGVDREVVEKWLYVIVGLALFSGILGTGHHYYWIGAPGYWQWIGSLFSTLEVAPFFTMVVFTIQMTWKAGRNHPNKAALLWSIGCSVMAFFGAGVWGFLHTLSSVNYYTHGTQVTAAHGHLAFFGAYVMLNLAVMAYAIPELKGRAPYNQWLSIASFWMMCTAMSVMTFALTFAGVVQVHLQRVLGQSFMDVQDQIALFYWVRLGSGVVVVVSALMFVWAVLVPGRERSAEPLALAQPAE
- the norC gene encoding Nitric oxide reductase subunit C, which codes for MAERLTKAGARNVFYGGSIFFFAIFVGLTAHSHWFMRTKSTDESTLSPAVARGKHVWERNSCINCHTLLGEGAYFAPELGNVWKRYGGDKDAAGARESLKAWMAAQPTGIEGRRQMPQFNLTEQELNDLADFLEWTSRIKTQNWPPNEAG
- a CDS encoding conserved hypothetical protein (Evidence 4 : Unknown function but conserved in other organisms), with product MAIDFDILRRQPVFAALTPRERQLVAAAASPSTLAAEQRVFIQGEPASDFFLCLSGHIKLVRDDLGRSPVILRIVHPGEPFGLGRSVHARRHSATAIALSDCALAVWPLRSWHQFVHDMPGLPLGLIQLLERRLSDAQDRFVEIAALDVSRRIAHAILRLIDQAGRQEVGGVRIDFPVSRQDIAAQTGTTLHNVSRILTRWERQGVLSGGRRTLLVRDIPALMRLATVADASAAA